CGCGATTCTGACACTGTACACGTCCTTGTTCGATGTGAATCTGATTTGGTTTGGATAAGTGTGCACAACGTGCTGAAATGACTTTGCGCTCCGGAAATTTCTTTTGGACGCTTTCTTTAAAATACTTCTCGACAATATTTAATGGGTAGCCTGGCAAAAACTCGCCGTCCGGCAATTCAGGAAGTCCATCGTGATTTCCTGCAATACCGGCAAATTTTTCGACATAAGCGTACCAAGGGGCTAAATCAGCATAACGGATCGGCCAATCTACTGCAAAACCATCTCTAGCCGGCCCTTCGAAATCAAAGTCAGACCAACGTTGCGTTTGTCTCGCCCATAATAACGACTTGCCGCCAACCTGATAGCCTCTGATCCAGTCAAAAGGTTTCTCCTGAATATAAGGGTGTTCCTTGTCTTTTACAAAAAAATGGGCCGCATCCTCATGGAATGCATAACATTTGCTGACAATCGGATTCTCTTCTTTTACTTTGAAAGGCATTTCGTTCCGATGTTCAAATTCCCAAGGCATCATATTGGTGGTTGGGTAATCCTTGATATGTTGTACATCACGTCCACGTTCCAAAACCAATGTTTTCAATCCCTTCTCGCACAACTCTTTTGCGGCCCAACCGCCACTAATTCCCGAACCAATCACGATTGCATCGTAGGTTCTGTTTTTTTCACTGTCAATATTTAGATTTGCCATGTGCTATTTATGCCTTAACTTTTACCGCACCATTGTACGGACCCGGAATAAGTTTATAGATCACCTTATTCTTCATCACGTATTCTGAGTTCATATACCCCTGAATTGCACGCGATTTGAAGGTCTCAAAAAAAGCCTTCTCGTCGGTTTTGTCTTTTAACCCCGCCAAAGTGGCCTCCGTCTCTTTGCTATTTTTTAAATTCAACTGTTTTCTCAATTTATTGAAACCAGCGACAAATTTAGCCTGATTTTCTGGCGACTCACAGTCATCGACCATTTTGATG
The Sphingobacterium multivorum genome window above contains:
- a CDS encoding gluconate 2-dehydrogenase subunit 3 family protein, with amino-acid sequence MNRRTAIKQFFIIAGGLTILSSCLNDGGASIVLNKLKISAEDEQFLGDLADILIPKSDTPGGKDLNLHLFVIKMVDDCESPENQAKFVAGFNKLRKQLNLKNSKETEATLAGLKDKTDEKAFFETFKSRAIQGYMNSEYVMKNKVIYKLIPGPYNGAVKVKA